A window of Gammaproteobacteria bacterium contains these coding sequences:
- a CDS encoding cold-shock protein: protein MHTGKVKRFNKIKGYGFITPDNGGNEVFVHYSKIQTEGYKELLDGQSVSY, encoded by the coding sequence ATGCATACGGGTAAGGTTAAGCGTTTTAATAAAATCAAGGGTTATGGTTTCATTACTCCCGATAACGGTGGGAATGAGGTCTTCGTGCATTACTCTAAGATTCAAACAGAGGGCTATAAGGAATTGCTTGATGGGCAGAGCGTTAGCTATGA